A genomic region of Trichothermofontia sichuanensis B231 contains the following coding sequences:
- a CDS encoding RpnC/YadD family protein, with the protein MRCPIVDTLVKLWRKSGTETWVLIHLELQHIDEADFAERIFIYNYRLRDRDNLPVASLAILGDENPNWRPRIFNSELWGCRHEFQFPNVKLLGYGQHWAALESSSNPFAIVVMAHLKAKETRRDLGDRQQWKLILAKRLYEQGFERTGVINLLRFIDWVIQLPQDLEKSFWQEIYRYQEETNMPYITSLERIAKEEGLQQGLRDGLLSGIAVALKLRFGETGLQLLLEIRTIAQVETLQAIQDALLTVNTLDDIRGSCIPIESGV; encoded by the coding sequence GTGAGATGCCCCATTGTCGATACGCTGGTCAAACTCTGGCGCAAAAGTGGTACGGAAACTTGGGTGCTCATTCATCTGGAGTTGCAACATATCGATGAAGCCGACTTTGCGGAGCGGATATTTATCTACAATTACCGGCTGCGCGATCGCGATAACTTACCTGTGGCCAGCCTCGCCATTCTAGGCGATGAAAACCCCAATTGGCGACCCCGTATTTTTAACAGTGAACTGTGGGGTTGTCGTCATGAGTTTCAATTCCCGAACGTCAAACTGCTAGGCTATGGGCAGCACTGGGCTGCGCTGGAATCATCGAGCAACCCCTTTGCGATCGTGGTTATGGCCCATCTCAAGGCGAAGGAAACGCGTCGGGATTTAGGCGATCGCCAGCAGTGGAAACTGATACTGGCCAAACGACTGTATGAGCAAGGATTCGAGCGTACCGGTGTTATCAACCTGCTACGGTTTATCGACTGGGTGATTCAACTGCCCCAAGACCTAGAGAAAAGCTTTTGGCAAGAAATTTATCGCTATCAGGAGGAAACCAATATGCCTTACATCACCAGCCTCGAACGGATTGCGAAGGAAGAAGGTCTACAACAAGGTCTCCGCGATGGGTTGCTCTCTGGCATTGCTGTGGCATTGAAGTTGCGGTTTGGTGAGACAGGTTTACAATTGCTGCTAGAAATCCGCACGATCGCGCAGGTGGAAACCTTGCAAGCTATCCAGGACGCCCTACTTACGGTCAACACTCTCGACGACATCCGGGGCAGTTGTATACCCATTGAATCAGGGGTCTGA
- a CDS encoding serine/threonine protein kinase translates to MTRPPIPSGTILQNRYRLLKMLGQGGFGRTYLAEDQGRFQEKCVIKEYTPAQTDAYALQKSRELFQREATVLWQIQHPQIPQFHATFEQGKRLFLVQDFVEGPTYSALLEERKSERYPFSEAEVLHLMEQLLPVLQHIHQKNIIHRDISPDNIILRQSDKKPVLIDFGVVKELAGKVQGGETPAKGTTVGKLGYAPPEQLQTGKASPNSDLYALAVTAIVLMTGREPQTLLDETTMTWHWQPLLPQINPRFAQVLSRMLSPRPQNRYQSATEVAQTLRSLSGLIPNAAAPGSPAARTPTPIPRRPVRLSPTPTQRRSTPAASVLDSSSIWESVWIKPALIFGAIMLTFMGISALMNVALKPTQPRAGTPSPTIVIEPPPPTSPNHLSPSPSPSPPPNTPVAASPLPPSDPASPSPIATDPAPVATPSPTIATTPITVPVGQAEPVEFSGQVSPISIQRYLLSAQEGQEVTVALTKGTATLTVQDPEGKSEANGTRQWSTRSTKNGNYQIDVMSDTPTDFTIAVSVRQARIIIRQQ, encoded by the coding sequence ATGACTCGCCCCCCGATTCCCTCTGGAACCATTCTCCAAAATCGCTATCGCTTGCTCAAAATGCTGGGGCAAGGGGGATTTGGCCGCACCTATCTCGCAGAGGATCAGGGCCGTTTTCAGGAAAAGTGTGTCATTAAAGAGTACACGCCTGCCCAAACCGATGCCTATGCCTTGCAAAAGTCGCGGGAACTCTTTCAGCGGGAAGCCACCGTCCTGTGGCAAATTCAACATCCCCAAATTCCGCAATTCCATGCCACCTTTGAACAGGGCAAGCGCCTGTTTTTAGTCCAGGATTTTGTCGAAGGGCCAACCTACAGCGCCCTATTAGAGGAACGCAAGTCAGAAAGATATCCGTTTTCGGAAGCCGAAGTTCTGCATTTAATGGAGCAACTGCTACCGGTTCTCCAGCATATCCATCAAAAGAACATCATCCATCGCGATATTTCACCCGATAACATCATTCTGCGCCAGTCGGATAAAAAGCCGGTGCTGATTGACTTTGGGGTGGTTAAAGAGTTAGCGGGTAAAGTCCAGGGAGGCGAGACACCGGCAAAGGGAACCACCGTCGGCAAACTGGGTTATGCGCCCCCGGAACAATTACAAACGGGTAAAGCCTCTCCGAATAGTGACCTCTATGCCCTAGCGGTTACGGCGATCGTACTCATGACGGGACGCGAACCCCAAACGCTTCTGGATGAGACAACAATGACCTGGCACTGGCAACCCCTGCTACCCCAGATTAATCCCCGCTTTGCCCAGGTGCTGAGCCGGATGCTTAGTCCCCGGCCCCAGAATCGCTACCAGTCCGCGACGGAGGTCGCCCAAACGCTGCGATCGCTGTCTGGCCTGATCCCCAATGCGGCTGCTCCCGGTAGCCCAGCGGCCAGAACCCCAACCCCAATCCCCCGCCGTCCCGTGCGGTTAAGCCCAACCCCGACGCAGCGGCGATCGACCCCTGCCGCATCCGTACTGGACAGTAGCTCCATCTGGGAAAGCGTGTGGATCAAGCCAGCCTTGATCTTTGGCGCGATCATGCTGACGTTCATGGGCATCTCTGCCTTGATGAATGTGGCCCTGAAGCCCACCCAGCCACGCGCGGGGACACCCAGCCCGACGATCGTCATCGAGCCGCCCCCCCCCACCAGTCCCAATCATCTGTCTCCCTCACCGTCACCGTCACCCCCACCCAATACGCCGGTGGCAGCTTCACCCCTCCCCCCTAGTGATCCAGCCTCCCCCAGCCCAATCGCGACCGACCCTGCGCCAGTTGCAACGCCTAGCCCGACGATCGCAACGACCCCGATCACCGTCCCCGTTGGTCAGGCCGAACCCGTGGAATTCAGCGGGCAAGTCTCGCCGATCAGTATTCAGCGCTATCTGCTGTCTGCCCAGGAAGGGCAGGAGGTGACAGTGGCATTAACTAAGGGGACGGCCACCCTCACGGTCCAAGACCCAGAGGGGAAGTCAGAAGCAAACGGCACCCGCCAATGGTCTACGCGATCGACCAAAAATGGCAATTATCAAATTGATGTGATGAGCGACACCCCTACCGACTTCACGATTGCTGTAAGCGTGCGGCAAGCCAGAATCATTATTCGCCAGCAATAA
- a CDS encoding DUF3153 domain-containing protein, translating to MVRSAVSPSRYGRRRLRWGRSVRQVVVRWRSLWIMLLAALLLSGCVQYETGIQFSSPHGGTLVQSIRLAEPFSALSGESQTQWFHQLEQRTRALGGRSQSVDDRTLQITIPFSSGQDLETKFNQFFSPTAATDPATADLLGGITSQLHVNQNNALLLVRHRLVYDLDLRSLGLASGEGTVLLNPGALLALKFSLTTPWGARAGATNAIVQREGQTLTWSLQPGQVNHIEAVFWLPSPVGIGGLLIIGLVGLGIYLKEQSETEALV from the coding sequence GTGGTGAGATCTGCTGTGTCGCCGAGCCGCTATGGCCGCCGTCGTTTGCGCTGGGGGCGGTCTGTTCGCCAGGTTGTCGTCCGCTGGCGATCGCTGTGGATTATGCTGCTGGCAGCTTTATTACTGTCAGGCTGTGTGCAGTACGAAACGGGGATTCAATTTTCCAGTCCCCACGGGGGTACGCTGGTGCAGTCGATCCGATTGGCGGAACCCTTTAGTGCCCTGAGTGGTGAAAGCCAGACGCAATGGTTCCATCAATTAGAACAACGTACCCGTGCGCTGGGAGGGCGATCGCAATCCGTGGACGATCGCACCTTGCAAATCACGATCCCGTTTTCCAGTGGCCAAGACCTGGAAACAAAATTTAATCAATTTTTCAGTCCGACGGCGGCAACGGACCCTGCCACGGCGGATCTACTGGGGGGGATAACATCCCAGTTACACGTCAACCAGAATAACGCCCTGTTGCTGGTTCGCCATCGGCTGGTGTATGACCTGGATTTGCGATCACTAGGGCTGGCATCGGGGGAAGGGACTGTCCTGCTCAATCCGGGAGCACTGTTGGCATTAAAATTCTCCCTGACGACCCCCTGGGGTGCACGGGCAGGGGCAACCAATGCGATCGTGCAACGCGAGGGACAGACCCTTACCTGGAGCCTGCAACCAGGACAGGTCAACCATATCGAGGCTGTCTTCTGGCTGCCGAGTCCTGTGGGGATTGGCGGCTTGTTAATTATTGGGCTGGTCGGGTTGGGGATTTACTTGAAGGAGCAAAGCGAGACTGAGGCGCTGGTCTGA
- the arsS gene encoding arsenosugar biosynthesis radical SAM (seleno)protein ArsS (Some members of this family are selenoproteins.): MSAINFHPSLQHRSHPLASPVAQRHLLAELPLARSFEDAVASTGHAPLRSQTPTVLQMNVGKRCNQVCRHCHVDAGPDRREVMTPEVIAACLRLLATGAIGVVDITGGAPELHPQFREIVREARALGCHVIDRCNLTITQLPDYQDLPEFLAEHEVEVVASLPAYSLKQTEAQRGNGVFDASITALRQLNALGYGQPESGLVLNLVTNPVGAFLPPNQRSLEATWKREMMRRHGIVFNHLYTITNMPISRFLEFLLESGNLEAYMEKLVNAFNPAAIAGLMCRYTLSVGWDGRLYDCDFNQMLEMALPQTIFEVTLADLGDRPIQVAAHCFGCTAGAGSSCGGATAA; this comes from the coding sequence GTGAGCGCGATCAACTTCCATCCCAGCCTACAGCATCGTTCCCATCCCCTTGCCTCCCCCGTAGCCCAACGCCACCTCCTGGCTGAACTCCCCCTCGCACGATCGTTTGAAGACGCCGTCGCCAGTACCGGACACGCCCCCCTGCGATCGCAAACCCCCACCGTCTTGCAAATGAACGTGGGCAAGCGCTGCAACCAGGTGTGTCGCCATTGCCATGTCGATGCTGGCCCCGATCGCCGCGAAGTCATGACGCCAGAGGTGATCGCCGCCTGCTTGCGGTTATTAGCCACGGGGGCGATCGGCGTGGTGGATATTACCGGTGGCGCACCGGAACTACATCCCCAATTTCGGGAAATCGTGCGCGAAGCGCGGGCACTGGGGTGTCACGTGATCGATCGGTGCAACTTAACCATCACCCAGCTACCGGACTACCAAGATTTACCAGAATTCCTGGCCGAACACGAGGTAGAAGTGGTTGCTTCCCTCCCCGCCTATAGTCTGAAGCAAACCGAGGCCCAACGGGGAAATGGCGTCTTTGACGCCTCGATCACCGCCCTGCGGCAATTGAATGCCCTAGGGTATGGCCAGCCGGAGAGCGGGTTAGTGTTAAATCTGGTGACCAATCCCGTCGGAGCCTTTTTACCCCCCAACCAGCGATCGCTCGAAGCCACCTGGAAACGCGAAATGATGCGCCGACACGGCATTGTCTTCAATCACCTGTACACGATTACCAATATGCCCATCAGCCGCTTTTTGGAATTTTTGCTTGAGTCGGGCAACCTGGAAGCCTACATGGAAAAACTGGTGAATGCCTTTAACCCAGCCGCGATCGCGGGGTTGATGTGTCGCTATACCCTATCCGTCGGCTGGGATGGCCGACTGTATGATTGTGACTTTAATCAAATGCTGGAGATGGCCCTGCCCCAAACCATTTTTGAGGTTACCTTAGCCGATTTAGGCGATCGGCCCATTCAAGTCGCAGCCCACTGTTTTGGCTGCACTGCCGGTGCCGGCTCCAGTTGTGGGGGAGCCACCGCTGCCTGA
- a CDS encoding arsenosugar biosynthesis-associated peroxidase-like protein has product MDTYYQPQDLARFAEVGEDAPALWQAFMGWYGPVFAEGALTEREKALIALAVAHAVQCPYCIDAYTTTCLEKGADLEQMTEAIHVAAAIRGGATLVHGVQMRNTAQQISM; this is encoded by the coding sequence GTGGATACCTATTATCAGCCCCAAGATTTAGCTCGTTTTGCGGAGGTGGGGGAGGATGCCCCAGCACTCTGGCAGGCGTTTATGGGTTGGTATGGGCCGGTGTTTGCGGAAGGTGCTTTGACGGAGCGGGAAAAGGCGTTGATTGCGTTGGCGGTTGCCCATGCGGTCCAGTGTCCCTATTGCATTGATGCCTATACGACGACCTGTCTGGAGAAGGGGGCGGATCTGGAGCAAATGACGGAGGCGATCCACGTGGCAGCGGCGATTCGGGGGGGGGCGACGCTGGTGCATGGGGTGCAGATGCGCAATACGGCCCAGCAGATTTCGATGTAG
- a CDS encoding Spy/CpxP family protein refolding chaperone → MGRVRLGLTVIALMLGGTFVFPTLGGQVPVLSIEITPAGVDLAQAQAGPQPLAQESERLFQALDLTPAQIREMRAIQQRYEPQLTQRRQALRQARQELSRLMAGDAPEAQIRAKFQQIEQLRQQQAAIHFESLLAMRSVLTPTQRRKFADLMQHRQGSERLGRMRHLRDKRRNDQSTRDQGRQLGKTTHLDA, encoded by the coding sequence ATGGGACGGGTTCGCTTAGGATTAACAGTCATCGCTCTGATGTTAGGGGGGACCTTCGTGTTCCCCACGCTGGGAGGGCAGGTACCGGTGCTGTCGATCGAAATCACCCCAGCAGGGGTAGACCTTGCCCAAGCTCAGGCGGGTCCGCAGCCATTGGCTCAGGAGTCAGAGCGGCTCTTTCAGGCATTGGATCTCACCCCAGCACAAATCCGGGAGATGCGGGCGATTCAGCAGCGCTACGAACCTCAACTAACCCAGCGGCGACAGGCCCTTCGGCAGGCCCGTCAAGAACTCAGTCGGCTGATGGCTGGGGATGCTCCCGAAGCCCAAATTCGGGCGAAGTTTCAACAAATTGAACAACTCAGGCAACAACAGGCTGCCATCCATTTTGAAAGTCTGTTGGCCATGCGATCGGTCCTGACCCCGACCCAACGTCGCAAATTTGCTGACCTAATGCAGCATCGCCAGGGGAGTGAGCGCCTGGGACGGATGCGACACCTGCGGGATAAACGCCGCAATGATCAGTCCACGCGGGATCAGGGCCGTCAGTTGGGAAAAACTACACACTTAGACGCATAA